A part of Rhinolophus ferrumequinum isolate MPI-CBG mRhiFer1 chromosome 11, mRhiFer1_v1.p, whole genome shotgun sequence genomic DNA contains:
- the LOC117031073 gene encoding coiled-coil-helix-coiled-coil-helix domain-containing protein 2-like — protein MLRGRRSRTSRIAPPASRAPQMKPVPRPAPAAQPPAAAPPSAVGSPAPAPWQPGLMAQMATTAAGVAVGSAVGHTLGHAVSGGCSGGSNAEPARPDITYQEPQGTQPAYQQQQQQFGPCHYEMKQFLECAQNLGGLKLCEGFIEVLKQCRFANGLA, from the coding sequence ATGCTGCGTGGACGCCGAAGCCGGACCTCCCGCATAGCCCCTCCGGCCAGCCGGGCACCTCAGATGAAACCTGTGCCCAGGCCAGCGCCAGCAGCTCAGCCGCCAGCAGCAGCTCCACCATCTGCTGTTGGCTCACCTGCTCCGGCACCCTGGCAGCCAGGTCTGATGGCCCAAATGGCAACCACTGCAGCTGGTGTGGCTGTGGGCTCTGCTGTTGGCCACACGTTAGGTCATGCCGTCAGTGGGGGCTGCAGTGGAGGAAGTAATGCTGAGCCCGCAAGGCCTGACATCACTTACCAGGAGCCTCAGGGAACCCAGCCGGCataccagcagcagcagcagcagtttgGCCCATGCCACTACGAGATGAAACAATTTTTGGAGTGTGCCCAGAACCTGGGTGGCCTGAAACTTTGTGAGGGTTTCATCGAGGTGCTGAAACAGTGCAGATTTGCAAATGGATTAGCCTAA
- the UPK2 gene encoding uroplakin-2 has protein sequence MASPLPIRTSSFVLILLAVLAPGAADFNISSLSGLLSPALTESLLVALPPCHLTGGNATLMVRRANDSKVVKSSFMVPPCRGRRELVNVVDTGAGFTVTRLSAYLVTNLVPGTKYYISYLVMKGTSTESSREIPMSTLPRRNMEYIGLGMARTGGMVVITVLLSVAMFLLVLGFIITLALGTRK, from the exons ATGGCATCCCCACTACCCATCAGAACCTCGTCCTTTGTCCTGATTCTGCTGGCTGTTCTGGCCCCAGGAGCTGCAG ACTTCAACATCTCAAGCCTCTCTGGTCTGCTGTCCCCGGCGCTAACGGAGAGCCTGCTAGTTGCTTTGCCCCCCTGTCACCTCACAGGGGGCAATGCCACACTGATGGTGCGGAGAGCCAATGACAGCAAAG TGGTGAAATCTAGCTTCATGGTGCCTCCATGCCGTGGGCGAAGGGAACTGGTGAATGTGGTGGACACTGGGGCTGGTTTCACTGTCACCCGGCTCAGTGCTTACCTGGTGACAAACCTCGTGCCAGGAACCAAATACTA CATTTCTTACCTAGTGATGAAGGGGACATCCACTGAGTCCAGCAGAGAGATCCCAATGTCCACACTTCCTC GAAGGAACATGGAATACATTGGGCTGGGAATGGCCCGGACAGGGGGCATGGTGGTCATCACAGTGCTGCTCTCTGTCGCCATGTTCCTGCTGGTCCTGGGCTTCATCATCACCCTGGCACTGGGTACCAGGAAGTGA
- the FOXR1 gene encoding forkhead box protein R1, which translates to MGNECFLAFTTTHLPLTQQNLARYRLRIVEPPKLPMEKKPNPGKDGPDFEPNLWMWVNPNIVFPPGELEVPEPSKWEDLTSILPSPQLPPKEEDFATCSEAAAVELLLPSSSEQSPPRKRFASSPSNWELTEEEAEDQNGSSSVALPSPHKTTPLQNGRLQQANIQEGRLWSRPPLNYFHLIALALRNSAPCGLNVQQIYSFTRQHFPFFRTAPEGWKNTIRHNLCFRDSFEKVPVSLQGGASTWPRSCLWKLTEEGHRRFEEEVRALASTQLENIQQCMSQPDVMPFLFDL; encoded by the exons ATGGGGAACGAGTGTTTTCTGGCCTTCACGACAACGCACCTGCCCTTAACTCAGCAGAACC TTGCCAGATATAGACTCCGTATAGTTGAGCCACCAAAACTTCCTATGGAAAAAAAGCCCAACCCCGGTAAAGATG GTCCAGATTTTGAACCCAACCTGTGGATGTGGGTAAACCCCAACATCGTGTTTCCTCCTGGAGAGCTGGAGGTCCCAGAACCTAGTAAGTGGGAGGATCTGACAAGCATACTCCCCTCTCCTCAGCTGCCCCCAAAAGAGGAAGACTTTGCCACCTGCTCAGAGGCCGCAGCAGTGGAGTTGCTGCTGCCTTCCTCCAGCGAGCAGTCTCCTCCTCGGAAGCGGTTTGCCTCTTCTCCCAGCAACTGGGAG CTCACAGAAGAGGAGGCTGAGGATCAGAATGGCAGCTCCTCTGTGGCTCTCCCGTCCCCTCACAAAACAACCCCCCTCCAGAATGGGAGGCTTCAGCAAGCCAACATCCAGGAGGGGAGGCTGTGGTCCCGGCCCCCTCTCAATTACTTCCACCTGATTGCACTGGCATTAAGAAACAGCGCCCCCTGTGGCCTCAACGTGCAACAGATCTACAGTTTCACGCG AcaacattttccctttttccGGACGGCTCCAGAGGGTTGGAAGAATACCATTCGTCACAATCTCTGTTTCCGAGACAGCTTTGAGAAAGTGCCGGTCAGCCTGCAGGGTGGGGCTAGCACATGGCCTCGATCTTGCCTCTGGAAGTTGACTGAGGAGGGTCACCGCCGCTTTGAGGAGGAGGTCCGAGCTTTGGCCTCCACACAGCTGGAAAATATCCAACAGTGCATGAGCCAGCCAG ATGTGATGCCCTTCCTCTTTGACCTTTAA